The genomic interval TTCGCCTTCGTCGCGTTCGTCCGGGTGGAGGATCGTAACCTCGACCAGTGGGTGCCGATCATGTTCGGCTTCGCGATGCAGAAGGTGACGGGCGAGACAGTGTTCCGCGGAGGCTACTTCCGACTCGGTCCCACCGAGGACCGGATTTCCAGGACGGTCCTGCCGGGGCCGCTGTCGGGCCTGGTCATCCTGTCGTTCCCGGTGGGTGGCGGCCGGTACGTGGCCGTGGTCAAGGACGCGAAGAAGCAGACCTACACGGCGGTCCTGCAGGTGAAGGGCAGCCAGTTCGCCCTGCTCGAGTCCGGGGATCAGCAGTCCCGGGTCGACGCCTGGGGCGAACTGCTCGCCGGCCTGACCGGTGGTGGCGGCAAGCTCTCCCGCATCCAGTGGCTGGAACGGACCCTGCCGGACTCCGGTGACCAGCTTCAGCGGCACTGGCGGGTCCGCGGCCACCACGACGACTCCTGGGCCGCGCAGGCCTACGAACAGGTCATCGACGCGGCCGGCCCGGTCGCGCAACGGCATGAGACCTACCTGTCCTTCCAGCTCCGGGCGAAGGACGCGCGCCGTGCCATCCAGCGGGCCGGTGGCGGCGACGAAGCGGCCTGCGCGGTGCTGCTCAGCGAGCTGCGGACGATGGAGGCCGCACTGGCGCGGGCGTCGATCAACACCGTCGGCTGGCTCCCGCCCCGCGCGCTCGCCGCGGTCATCCGCACCACCTACGACCCCTACTCGATCGAGATGATCGACGCGCGGGGTGGCGCGAGCACCGATCTCGCCGGTGGTCTCAAGGGTCTGCCGTCGGGCATCAACCCGGCCATCGCCGGGCCCATCCGCACGGTGAACGCCTGGGATCACTACCGCACCGACTCGGGCTTCCACACCACCTACTGGATCAACGGCTGGCCGCGGGTCCCGTCCCCGGCTGCCTTCCTCGCGCCGCTGCTGATGGAGACCACCTGCCGGCGCACCGTCTCGCTCGTGGTGGAACCGCTGCCCGGTCGCAAGGCGGAGAAGGCGGTGAACCGGCGTCGCATGGCGCACATCGGCGAACAGCAGATGCGTGACAAGGTCGGCAAGGTGACGACACAGCGGGACGTCACCGAGGCCGACGAGGTCGAACGGCGCGAGCAGGAGCTGATCGCCGGTTTCGGCGCGTTCCGCTTCCACGGGTTCGTCACCGTCTCCGCGGACGACCTGGAATCCCTCGCCGACGCCTGCGGTGAGGCGGAGACCCTGGCGTCGCGCAGCCGGCTGGAGATGGTGCGGCTCGTCGGCGAGCAGGACCAGGGCTTCAGCATCGGGGCGCTGCCGCTCGCGGTGGGGGTGGCATGAGCTACGACCACGGCGCCGCCGGCTACGACGTCTACGGCGCCGGCGCCGGCGACGACTACGGCCACGACTACGACGGCACCGGCTACGACGGCACCGGCGAGGACCCCGGCTACCAGGCCAGCGGGTACGTCGATCTCGGTGGCAGCCAGCGCAGCCGCCGCCGGCAGGCGAAGGCACAGGCGGCCCACGAGCGGCGGTCCCGGCGGGCCGAGCGGGCCGCGGCCAACGCGGAACGGGCCTCCATGCGCCGGGCCCAGTCGTCGCTGCGCCGCGGCGCCCAGCCGCCGCGGCTGCTCGGCCCCTTCGCCGGCCGCGCCTTCCACAAACTGCGCCTGCCGGCACACATGGAGACCACGGCGCAGATCGCCGGGATCTACCCGTTCGTCGTCGATTCCGGGCTCGACGCCCCGGGCATGTACATCGGCCGGCACGTGTGGTCGGGCAACTCCTTCGACTTCGACGTCTTCGAGCTGTACCGGCAGCAGGTGATCGAGAACCCGAACTTCGCGGTGTTCGGCGCCGTCGGCTCGCGCAAGTCCGCGCTGCTCAAGACGCTGATCTCCCGCGGTTCCGCGTTCGGCTACCAGGCCGCCGTCCCCTGTGACCCGAAGGGTGAGTACACCCGGCTGGCGCGCCGCCTCGGCTGCGAGCCGACCTACATCGGGCCGGGCCTGTCGACCAGGCTCAACCCCCTGGACGCCCCACCGCGCCCCCGGGGCATCGCGGACGCGGACTGGGCCCGGGAGGTGAAGCGCGCCCGCTCGGCGCTGCTGTCCTCGCTGATCGAGACGGCCAAGGGCGTGCCGCTGACACCGGCCGAGCACACCGCCGTCGACCTCGCGCTCGACGTCGTCACCCGGCAGATCACCGGCGCCGACCCGGATCGCTGGGCCACCCCGCTGCTCCCCCACGTGCTGGAGGCGATGACCGACCCGTCCGAGGAGGACTGCTCGGCCCTGCCGATGACCGCCATGGAGCTGCGTGACGCGTCCCGGGACGCGACCCTGACGCTGCGGCGGCTCACGCACGGTGCACTCGGTGGTCTCTTCGACGGCCCGACGACCTCGCCGCTGGACTTCGACAAGCCGATCGCGGTGCTGAACCTGGAGCGGGTCCAGGGCAGCGACGAGATGATCGCGCTGATCATGACCTGTGCGCAGGCCTGGATGGAAGCGGCGCTGATGCGCCAGGACGGCGTGCAGCGCTACGTCGTCTACGACGAGTGCTGGCGGCTGATGCGGTTCGCGGGGCTGGTCCGCCGGCTGTCCGCCCAGCAGAAGCTGGCGCGGCAGTGGGGCTGCGCGAACGCCATCGTGGCGCACCGCATCTCGGACCTGCTCTCGGCCTCCCCCGACTCGGTGGAGATCGCCAAGGGCCTGCTCGCCGAGACGGCGATCCGGATTCTCTACAAGCAGGCGTCGGACCAGATCGCCGACACCAAGGAGGCACTCGGCCTCACGGACGTCGCCGCCGACCTGCTGCCCCGGCTGGACCCCGGCTACGCCCTCTGGCTGATCCAGCACCGTGCCTTCTACGTCGAGCACGTGGTCGGCGACCTGGAGATCCCGGTCGTGCTCAACGGCTCGAAGATGCACGGCGAGGTCGACGACACCAACCTCGTCCCCGACGATCTCGACCCCAGCGAGCTCGACCCACCCGAGCTCAACCCCCGGCTGACATCCGATCCGCCCGGTGTGGCCTTCAGCGTGCCCGCGCCGATGCCGGTGCCCGCGGCGGGTCAGCTGACCCACGCCTACCACGACGAGCGGGGCCACGACCCGGCCGAGGAGGACGAGGAGAACCTCGTCGCGCGGGCGCACTGGGCGGCACCACCCCTCGTGCGGGACGGCGTCCACCACATCCAGGTCGGCGACCCCCAGATCGTGGACGCGCCACCCAACTAGGGCCGTGGCAGCCGCCCCTGCCCCGGCTGCGCGCCCGAAGGGGAAGGCGCGAAGAGTGGAGGATTTTCGTCGTCTCCGCGACCACGATCCGCAGGCCTTACCCAGCAGCAACGCCAGCCGCAGCGCCAACTCGGAGCCGTGGTTCGAAGGGTGGAGGATATTTGGTCGTTTCAGCGACCAGAATCCTCCGGTCTTACTCAGAAGCAGCCGCAGATAGCGCTGCCCGTTGGCCCGGACAGCGCTATCTGCGCAGCATTCCCCGCAGCCGTGAGCGGGTCGGCCAGGACTGCGGCCCGGCGACCTCGTACCCCGGCAGGACCCGCTGCGCCACGTCGACGAGCAGCGCGACGTCGATCGGGCGCAGCACCACTCCAGCGGCCAGGATGTAGTCCGCGACCCCGGCCACGGGCAACAGCAGGACACCATCGACCAGCGCGAGGCCGTCCGGCACCTCCGCCCGCGCGAACGCGACGACCGACTGTGCCTCGAGCTGCCAGCCGGCGGGCAGCTCGGCGACGAGCTGGCTGGTGGCCTCCTCGCCCATCCACGCGACCAGACCGAGCATGGCGCGCAGCGGCACCTTGCCAGCCCACACACCCGCCGGGTTCTGCCTGATCGGACCGCCGTGGGTGTCGGTCTCGATCACCCAGGCTCCGGACGGGCCGATGACCAGGTGGTCGATGTTGCCCGCGGAGTCCGCGAGCTGCCTGTCGTGGAGCACGGTGTAGCCGGCGCGGCCGAGCCGGTCCAGGGAGCGGGCGGTGCGGCGCTCGGCCTCGGCATCCAATCGCCAGGCCTCGATCTCCGGTGGAACACGGTAGTAGCGGATGGCGAACGCACCGAGGACCACGAGCGCGCCGAGCACCGCGGCCTGCGCCACCCGTACGGCCGGTAACCCGCCCAGACCGCAGAGAAACCCGGCGAGCGCGCCCGCGCCGGCAGCGCCGACAGCCGCCACGACGGCCACACGTCGCGATCTGTCGCCGCGCTCCGCCGCGTACAGCTGCCGTCGACGCTGGTACTCGGCCATGGCCGACCGGCCAGCCGGCACGCGATCATGAGTGTCCGCGGTCACCACCTCCTGTCAGCTCGGTACCGCCGCCGCGCTTCGGGGGACCGCAGGTGGGTACCGCGAGTCTGCCGCGATCCGGTCACCGGGCGCTACCAGCAATCTTCATCGTGAGGATCACACTTCCATCGAAAACGCGACCGCAACAGCCCGGAAGCGTGGAATAACCGAAAGAACTACCGAAGATGTACACACCCCCGTCTGGGAAGTGGTGGCTGCCCCCACGCCTTGTGTCAGGTGGAGAGTGTCAGGTGGAGACAGCCCACAACCCACGGCGCTGCGCCCGCTGCCCGACGAGGGGTAGCCGAGCCGCCGCTGTGGGGAGAACGCCCTCACGATAGGCGCCTGTCGACGTCGCCGAGGCGCAGGGAGAGGAGCCACTCGATGCCACTTCGCGTGACACCTGAGGCTTCTGGACGCAGGCAAACGGGTCGGACCAGCCCAAACGGCCCGACCGGTCAGCCCGAGACGACCGACGAGGCGGCCCACATAAAGATCACATCCGCATCTGCTTCCTCCGATGAGTCCGCCGCGGCGGAGCTGCGGTCGTTCGACGACCTCGTCGAACTCGCCATCCACGACGTCACCAGCGCCGATGCCAGAGCCGAGGGCTCGGCCGGGTCCGGAGCAGGAGCGGGAGCCTCGGCCGGAGAAGGAGCCACCGGACGGGCGGACATGCGCCGGGTCGGCATCGAGCTCGAGTGGCTCGTCGTCGACGTCGCACGTCCCTCCCGCTCCGTCCCGCCGGACGAGACGGCTGCGGCCCTCATCGAGGCGCTCGGAACCACCGGGGCACCCGGAACCGCAGGGGCATCCGCCCGGTCGGGCCTGCCGGGGCCAGGACCAGGGCCGGAGGCCGGAGCGCCGGCCTCTCCAACCTCGCCAACCTCGCCGGCCTCGCCCTCACTGCCCTCGCTCCCCGGCGGCAGCCGGCTCACCTTCGAACCGGGCGGGCAGCTCGAGCTGTCCGGTCCGCCGCTCGCCCTGGCGGACGCCGTCGCCGCGATGCGCGGCGACCTCACGCTCGTTCGCGGCGCGCTCGCCCGCCACGGCCTCGGTCTGGCCGGCCTCGGGGTGGACCCGCTGCGGCCGCCGCGCCGCCACACGGCGGCCTCCCGGTACGTAGCGATGGAGGAGCATTTCCGCGCCGTCGGCGGTGAGGCCGGGCTGACGATGATGTGTTCCACCGCGTCCGTCCAGGTCAACCTGGACAGCGGTGCCGACGTCACGCAGACCGTCGAGCGTTTCCGGCTCGCCCACGCCCTGGAGCCGGTGCTGATCGCGATGTTCGCCGCGTCGCCGATGCCAGCCGGCCAGCCGCTCACCTGGCAGTCCGGCCGGCAGGAGGTCTGGGCCAGGATCGACCCGAGCCGCACCGGCCCCGTCCTGCCCGACCCGACGGTGCCGCCGACCGAATGGAACCCGCGCGGCGGAACCGACCATCTGGCCTGGCTGTGGGCGCGGTACCTGCACGACGCCCACCTCATGATGATCGCGGGGGACGACGGCGAGTATCAGGCCGTCGGGCACCGGGCGACCTTCGGCGACTGGCTGGCGGGCGGGCGGGCCGCGCCGAGCACCCGCCGGCCGACGCGCCAGGACCTCGGCTGGCACGCGACGACCCTCTTCCCACCGGTCCGTCCACGCGGCTGGCTGGAGCTGCGTTACCTGGACGCACAGCCGTCGGAGCTGTGGCCGGTCCCGGTGGCCGTCGCGTCGGTCCTGTTCGACGATCCGCTCGCCGCCCGCGAGGCCCTCGCGGCCAGTGTCGCGGTCGCCGGCCGGGCCCGGCTGGCGGCCCGGCTGGGGCTGCGGGACCCGGCGCTGCACCGCGCGGCGGTTCGGTGCGTCGACCTCGCCGTGGAGGCGCTCACTCGCGCCGGCGGTGATCCGGAGCTGCGCCTCGCCGTCGAGGCCTTCGCGGATCGCTACACCCGCCGGAGACGCTCGCCGGCCGATGACCTGAGCCTGCGCCTCGCCGCCCGCGGGCCGGCGGAGCTGCTACGCGAGGAGGCGTCCCAGTGCGTCCTGGTCCCCTGACCGCGGCGGCGGTGGCCGGCGAGCTCGACGCCGCCCGGCGCCGCTCCCTGGCCTACACCGACCTCACCGACGACGATCTGCTGCGCCAGCACTCCCCCCTGATGTCGCCGCTGGTGTGGGACCTCGCCCACGTCGGCAACTACGAGGAGATCTGGCTGCTGCGCGCGCTGACCGAGGCCAGGGAGCTGCACGCCGGGCTGGACGACATCTACGACGCGTTCCGGCACAAGCGGGCCACCCGGACGTCCCTGCCGCTGCTCGGCCCGGCCGAGGCCCGTGGCTACCTGCGGGACGTCCGCGCCCGGGTGCTGGACGTCCTCGCCGCGCTGGAGCCCGATCTGCTGCTGCCACGTCCCGGCGCCGAGGCGGGGGCGAGGACAGGGGCAGGGGCAGGGGCAGGGGCGGAGCCGGTTCCGCGGAACCGGCTGCTGGCCGACTCGTTCGTGTACGGCATGGTCATCCAGCACGAGCACCAGCACGACGAGACGATGCTCGCCACGCTGCAGCTACGCACGGGGCCGCCCGTCCTGGCGGACCCCGCGGACACAGACGGCCCGCACGCAGACGGCCCGGGCGGAGAGGGCCCGGACGGAGCAACCGCCGGCATCTCGGCACGGGCGGCGGGCGACGCGGGCGAGGTCCTCGTCCCGGCCGGCGAGTTCACGATGGGGACGTCGACCGAACCGTGGGCCTACGACAACGAACGGCCCGCGCACACCGTCCACCTGCCCGCCTTCCACATCGGCCGGTTCCCGGTCACGAACCGGGCGCAGATGGAGTTCATCGCCGACGGCGGCTATGACGACGAGCGTCTCTGGTCGGCCGACGGCTGGGCCTGGCGCTGCGCGGAGCATCTGAGCGCGCCGCTGTTCTGGTCCCGCGACGGCGATGTGTGGACGCGACAGCGCTTCGGGCGGGTCGAGCCCGTCCCGCCGGACGAGCCGGTGCAGCATGTGTGCTGGTATGAGGCCGAGGCGCACGCCCGCTGGGCCGGGCGGCGGCTGCCCACGGAGGCCGAGTGGGAGAAGGCCTGCGCGCACGACCCTGTCACCGGGCGTTCACGGCGGTATCCATGGGGCGACACCGACCCGACGTCCGAGCTTGCGAACCTGGGGCACGGGCGGGCCAGGCCCACACCGGTCGGTAGCCGGCCGGCCGGGGCCAGCCCGTGCGGAGCCGAACAGATGATCGGGGACGTATGGGAGTGGACCGCGAGCGGATTCACTCCGTATCCCGGATTCGCCTCGTTCCCGTATCGGGAGTACAGCGAGGTCTTCTATCCTCAGGGCGGCGAGTCCGCCCGTTATCGGGTGTTGCGTGGCGGTTCCTGGGCGACCCACTCCAGTGCGGTCCGGTCCACGTTCCGCAACTGGGACTTTCCGATCCGCAGGCAGATCTTCGCCGGGTTCCGGCTCGCGCGCGACGCCGGGCCATCCTGAGGAAGGGGGCACCTGTGTGCCGCCATCTGGCCTGGCTCGGGGCACCTCGCACGCTCGCGGCGCTCACCGTCGACCCGCCGTTCGGCCTGCTGCGCCAGTCCTGGGCGCCACGCCGGATGCGGCACGGAACCATCAACGCAGACGGTTTCGGAGTCGGCTGGTACACACCGGCGCTGCGCCC from Parafrankia irregularis carries:
- the egtB gene encoding ergothioneine biosynthesis protein EgtB; translated protein: MRPGPLTAAAVAGELDAARRRSLAYTDLTDDDLLRQHSPLMSPLVWDLAHVGNYEEIWLLRALTEARELHAGLDDIYDAFRHKRATRTSLPLLGPAEARGYLRDVRARVLDVLAALEPDLLLPRPGAEAGARTGAGAGAGAEPVPRNRLLADSFVYGMVIQHEHQHDETMLATLQLRTGPPVLADPADTDGPHADGPGGEGPDGATAGISARAAGDAGEVLVPAGEFTMGTSTEPWAYDNERPAHTVHLPAFHIGRFPVTNRAQMEFIADGGYDDERLWSADGWAWRCAEHLSAPLFWSRDGDVWTRQRFGRVEPVPPDEPVQHVCWYEAEAHARWAGRRLPTEAEWEKACAHDPVTGRSRRYPWGDTDPTSELANLGHGRARPTPVGSRPAGASPCGAEQMIGDVWEWTASGFTPYPGFASFPYREYSEVFYPQGGESARYRVLRGGSWATHSSAVRSTFRNWDFPIRRQIFAGFRLARDAGPS
- a CDS encoding nuclease-related domain-containing protein, coding for MAEYQRRRQLYAAERGDRSRRVAVVAAVGAAGAGALAGFLCGLGGLPAVRVAQAAVLGALVVLGAFAIRYYRVPPEIEAWRLDAEAERRTARSLDRLGRAGYTVLHDRQLADSAGNIDHLVIGPSGAWVIETDTHGGPIRQNPAGVWAGKVPLRAMLGLVAWMGEEATSQLVAELPAGWQLEAQSVVAFARAEVPDGLALVDGVLLLPVAGVADYILAAGVVLRPIDVALLVDVAQRVLPGYEVAGPQSWPTRSRLRGMLRR
- the egtA gene encoding ergothioneine biosynthesis glutamate--cysteine ligase EgtA: MPLRVTPEASGRRQTGRTSPNGPTGQPETTDEAAHIKITSASASSDESAAAELRSFDDLVELAIHDVTSADARAEGSAGSGAGAGASAGEGATGRADMRRVGIELEWLVVDVARPSRSVPPDETAAALIEALGTTGAPGTAGASARSGLPGPGPGPEAGAPASPTSPTSPASPSLPSLPGGSRLTFEPGGQLELSGPPLALADAVAAMRGDLTLVRGALARHGLGLAGLGVDPLRPPRRHTAASRYVAMEEHFRAVGGEAGLTMMCSTASVQVNLDSGADVTQTVERFRLAHALEPVLIAMFAASPMPAGQPLTWQSGRQEVWARIDPSRTGPVLPDPTVPPTEWNPRGGTDHLAWLWARYLHDAHLMMIAGDDGEYQAVGHRATFGDWLAGGRAAPSTRRPTRQDLGWHATTLFPPVRPRGWLELRYLDAQPSELWPVPVAVASVLFDDPLAAREALAASVAVAGRARLAARLGLRDPALHRAAVRCVDLAVEALTRAGGDPELRLAVEAFADRYTRRRRSPADDLSLRLAARGPAELLREEASQCVLVP
- a CDS encoding conjugal transfer protein TraC, whose translation is MSYDHGAAGYDVYGAGAGDDYGHDYDGTGYDGTGEDPGYQASGYVDLGGSQRSRRRQAKAQAAHERRSRRAERAAANAERASMRRAQSSLRRGAQPPRLLGPFAGRAFHKLRLPAHMETTAQIAGIYPFVVDSGLDAPGMYIGRHVWSGNSFDFDVFELYRQQVIENPNFAVFGAVGSRKSALLKTLISRGSAFGYQAAVPCDPKGEYTRLARRLGCEPTYIGPGLSTRLNPLDAPPRPRGIADADWAREVKRARSALLSSLIETAKGVPLTPAEHTAVDLALDVVTRQITGADPDRWATPLLPHVLEAMTDPSEEDCSALPMTAMELRDASRDATLTLRRLTHGALGGLFDGPTTSPLDFDKPIAVLNLERVQGSDEMIALIMTCAQAWMEAALMRQDGVQRYVVYDECWRLMRFAGLVRRLSAQQKLARQWGCANAIVAHRISDLLSASPDSVEIAKGLLAETAIRILYKQASDQIADTKEALGLTDVAADLLPRLDPGYALWLIQHRAFYVEHVVGDLEIPVVLNGSKMHGEVDDTNLVPDDLDPSELDPPELNPRLTSDPPGVAFSVPAPMPVPAAGQLTHAYHDERGHDPAEEDEENLVARAHWAAPPLVRDGVHHIQVGDPQIVDAPPN
- a CDS encoding PrgI family protein; its protein translation is MVSERSYRFGPLERGGVLLGMRWPQLALLIGVMLSVLGALRSPLILVPLWVLLAAGFAFVAFVRVEDRNLDQWVPIMFGFAMQKVTGETVFRGGYFRLGPTEDRISRTVLPGPLSGLVILSFPVGGGRYVAVVKDAKKQTYTAVLQVKGSQFALLESGDQQSRVDAWGELLAGLTGGGGKLSRIQWLERTLPDSGDQLQRHWRVRGHHDDSWAAQAYEQVIDAAGPVAQRHETYLSFQLRAKDARRAIQRAGGGDEAACAVLLSELRTMEAALARASINTVGWLPPRALAAVIRTTYDPYSIEMIDARGGASTDLAGGLKGLPSGINPAIAGPIRTVNAWDHYRTDSGFHTTYWINGWPRVPSPAAFLAPLLMETTCRRTVSLVVEPLPGRKAEKAVNRRRMAHIGEQQMRDKVGKVTTQRDVTEADEVERREQELIAGFGAFRFHGFVTVSADDLESLADACGEAETLASRSRLEMVRLVGEQDQGFSIGALPLAVGVA